Proteins from a genomic interval of Siniperca chuatsi isolate FFG_IHB_CAS linkage group LG10, ASM2008510v1, whole genome shotgun sequence:
- the lhfpl4b gene encoding LHFPL tetraspan subfamily member 3 protein isoform X2, which produces MNRQTGGAPPAAVMSVSPALVDLSRLYQTEFVRSARAVGVLWAVCTLCFAIIQVVVLVQPSWIGTGDTRHQGVGRAPPSGTLGLFEVCVESDWPVPDCRGGLSSLSPLPSFQSVAVLVGVSLWAVWTSVLCLCLFRFCSAATVYKICAWLQLTAGFCLALACLLFPDSWESPEMRALCGDSVGSFSPGNCSVHWAYILAILGVLDAGILATLAFVLANRQDALLPPDAKDVTTGLLMSA; this is translated from the exons atgaacagacagacaggtggagctCCTCCAGCCGCAG tcatgTCGGTGTCGCCCGCCCTCGTCGACCTCTCTCGTCTTTATCAGACAGAGTTTGTTCGGAGCGCCCGGGCGGTTGGCGTCCTCTGGGCCGTCTGTACGCTCTGCTTCGCCATCATCCAGGTGGTTGTCCTGGTGCAGCCGTCCTGGATCGGCACTGGAGACACCCGCCATCAGGGGGTGGGACGGGCCCCGCCCAGCGGCACCCTGGGACTATTTGAG gtgtgtgtggagTCGGACTGGCCGGTCCCGGACTGTCGCGGTGGTCTGTCCAGTCTGTCTCCTCTGCCGTCCTTCCAGTCGGTGGCGGTGTTGGTGGGAGTGTCTCTGTGGGCGGTGTGGACCAGcgtcctctgtctctgtctcttcaggTTCTGCAGCGCTGCAACCGTCTACAAGATCTGTGCATGGCTGCAGCTCACTGCAG GTTTCTGTCTGGCGTTGGCTTGTCTTCTGTTTCCAGACTCGTGGGAGAGTCCAGAGATGAGAGCTCTGTGTGGAGACTCT GTGGGAAGTTTCTCTCCAGGTAACTGTTCAGTCCACTGGGCCTACATCCTGGCCATCTTGGGCGTTCTGGATGCCGGCATCTTGGCCACGTTGGCCTTTGTCCTCGCCAACAGACAGGATGCCCTGCTGCCGCCAGACGCCAAGGACG tgacCACAGGTCTGCTGATGTCAGCGTAG
- the lhfpl4b gene encoding LHFPL tetraspan subfamily member 3 protein isoform X1, whose product MKHDPHTDLNQTREVMSVSPALVDLSRLYQTEFVRSARAVGVLWAVCTLCFAIIQVVVLVQPSWIGTGDTRHQGVGRAPPSGTLGLFEVCVESDWPVPDCRGGLSSLSPLPSFQSVAVLVGVSLWAVWTSVLCLCLFRFCSAATVYKICAWLQLTAGFCLALACLLFPDSWESPEMRALCGDSVGSFSPGNCSVHWAYILAILGVLDAGILATLAFVLANRQDALLPPDAKDVTTGLLMSA is encoded by the exons ATGAAACATGACCCACATACGGATTTAAATCAGACCAGAGAAG tcatgTCGGTGTCGCCCGCCCTCGTCGACCTCTCTCGTCTTTATCAGACAGAGTTTGTTCGGAGCGCCCGGGCGGTTGGCGTCCTCTGGGCCGTCTGTACGCTCTGCTTCGCCATCATCCAGGTGGTTGTCCTGGTGCAGCCGTCCTGGATCGGCACTGGAGACACCCGCCATCAGGGGGTGGGACGGGCCCCGCCCAGCGGCACCCTGGGACTATTTGAG gtgtgtgtggagTCGGACTGGCCGGTCCCGGACTGTCGCGGTGGTCTGTCCAGTCTGTCTCCTCTGCCGTCCTTCCAGTCGGTGGCGGTGTTGGTGGGAGTGTCTCTGTGGGCGGTGTGGACCAGcgtcctctgtctctgtctcttcaggTTCTGCAGCGCTGCAACCGTCTACAAGATCTGTGCATGGCTGCAGCTCACTGCAG GTTTCTGTCTGGCGTTGGCTTGTCTTCTGTTTCCAGACTCGTGGGAGAGTCCAGAGATGAGAGCTCTGTGTGGAGACTCT GTGGGAAGTTTCTCTCCAGGTAACTGTTCAGTCCACTGGGCCTACATCCTGGCCATCTTGGGCGTTCTGGATGCCGGCATCTTGGCCACGTTGGCCTTTGTCCTCGCCAACAGACAGGATGCCCTGCTGCCGCCAGACGCCAAGGACG tgacCACAGGTCTGCTGATGTCAGCGTAG
- the hdac6 gene encoding histone deacetylase 6 isoform X2 codes for MKELERQELLSHCIRVEPREATEEELLLAHMKHYVDLMKSTQTMTESELHTLSEKYDSVYLHPESFQVCVSAVGSVLQLVDRVMTSELRNGFAVIRPPGHHAQCNEANGFCIFNNVAIAARYARTRHSVSRVLIVDWDVHHGQGIQYLFQEDPSVLYFSVHRYEQGSFWPHLPESDSQFVGSGPAEGRNINLPWNKAGMTDADYIAAFQQLLLPVAHEFQPQLVLVSAGFDAAVGDQKGEMCVSPQCFHVLTHMLMSLAEGRLVLALEGGYNLQSTAEGAAACVRALLGGACPPLTPPTAPSDSALQSISQTVSALYPHWASLQILDGDPLAGRSVIRATTIKQSPAPSVATTTGLVYDERMMEHLNMWDRHHPEQPQRIFKIFSKHQQLGLVDRCQRIPARLATEEELSRCHSVQHIKQMEATAVMKPRDLHKLGNEFNSIFINNQSFQSALLAAGGCFNAVERILTGQVSNGVAIVRPPGHHAETDSPCGFCFFNTAALAARHAQTISRDEPLRVLILDWDVHHGNGTQHMFEEDDSVLYVSLHRYDNGMFFPSSEDAAPDRVGVSKGAGFNVNVAWNGGRMGDSDYLAAFHHIVMPIATEFNPGLVLVSAGFDAARGDPLGGYHVTPEGYAHLTHMLMSLAGGRVLLILEGGYNLSSISDSMAMCTSVLLGDPPPSLVTPLPPPHHSAVATINTVIRHHAPYWRSLRIRIPESVRASLPSLKHRGKRGSKGKGRKSEQNGTDKPPLPPTGLVDTTTESSLEQLTQGLASLDISQPSANHTPATSTPVGGARPKVRLRLEKVTCEGEVKAESGEVKAESGEVTPEQSQSAESTQPQAVAVAVSESVAPGDEAAGGAGAEPEAEGACGWSKPQTSLELKCGGQTETLYVVDPLSWCPHLDAVKPLPPSGIDVFLSCQDCGSDAENWTCLTCYQVFCGRYVNEHMVTHGVVSEHPMVLSFSDLSVWCYLCEAYVHNQILFEAKNAAHWAKFGEEIPPWS; via the exons ATGAAGGAGCTGGAGAGACAAGAGCTGCTGTCTCACTGCATCAGAGTGGag CCCAGAGAAGCTACAGAAGAAGAGCTGCTGCTCGCTCACAT GAAACATTATGTGGATTTGATGAAGTCGACTCAGACAATGACAGAGAGTGAACTACACACTCTCTCTGAGAAATACGACTCTGTTTACCTTCATCCT gAGTCcttccaggtgtgtgtgtcggcGGTGGGTTCAGTCCTCCAGCTGGTCGATCGGGTCATGACCTCTGAACTCAGGAACGGATTCGCTGTCATCAG accTCCAGGTCATCACGCTCAGTGTAACGAGGCGAACGGTTTCTGTATTTTCAACAACGTGGCGATCGCAGCTCGATACGCTCGGACGAGACACTCAGTCAgcag ggtgttGATAGTGGACTGGGATGTTCATCATGGTCAGGGCATCCAGTACCTGTTCCAGGAAGACCCCAG TGTCCTGTACTTCAGCGTCCACAGGTACGAGCAGGGGTCTTTCTGGCCTCACCTCCCAGAGTCTGACAGTCAGTTTGTGGGCAGCGGACCAGCTGAAGGCCGAAACATCAACCTGCCCTGGAACAAG GCGGGGATGACGGACGCCGATTACATCGCAGCCTTTCAACAACTGCTGCTGCCTGTAGCCCAcgag tttcaGCCTCAGCTGGTTCTGGTCTCTGCTGGATTTGATGCTGCAGTTGGAGATCAAAAG ggggAGATGTGTGTGAGTCCTCAGTGTTTCCACGTCCTGACTCACATGTTGATGAGTTTGGCAGAAGGTCGGCTCGTTCTCGCtctggag ggaggTTATAACCTGCAGTcgacagcagagggcgctgcagCCTGTGTCAGAGCTCTGCTGGGAGGAGCctgtcctcctctgactccgcccACCGCTCCATCTGACAG tgccCTGCAGTCGATCTCTCAGACGGTCTCAGCTCTGTATCCACACTGGGCGTCTCTGCAGATTCTGG ACGGCGACCCGTTGGCTGGGAGAAGTGTCATCAGAGCTACAACCATTAAGCAGAGCCCCGCCCCCTCTGTTGCCACGACAACAGGTCTGGTTTATGACGAGAGGATGATGGAGCACCTGAACATGTGGGACAG gcatCATCCTGAACAGCCTCAGAGAATCTTTAAAATCTTCTCCAAACATCAGCAGCTGGGATTGGTCGATCGTTGCCAACGGATACCAGCTCGCTTAGCAACAGAGGAGGAGCTGTCCAGGTGTCACAG cgTGCAGCACATTAAGCAGATGGAAGCCACAGCAGTGATGAAGCCCAGAGATCTGCACAAACTAGGAAACGAGTTCAACTCCATTTTCATCAACAACCAGAGCTTCCAGTCTGCTCTGCTGGCTGCTGGAGGCTGCTTCAACGCTGTGGAGAGGATCCTCACAGGACAG GTGAGTAATGGCGTGGCGATCGTCCGTCCTCCTGGTCATCACGCTGAGACAGATTCTCCCTGTGGTTTCTGTTTCTTCAACACGGCAGCGCTCGCCGCTCGCCACGCCCAGACAATATCCCGGGATGAACCGCTGCGAGTCCTCATCCTGGACTGGGACGTTCACCACGGCAACGGGACACAGCACATGTTCGAGGAGGAcgacag cgTCCTGTACGTCTCCCTCCATCGCTATGACAACGGGATGTTCTTCCCGTCTTCAGAGGACGCCGCCCCTGACAGGGTGGGCGTGTCCAAGGGGGCGGGGTTTAACGTCAACGTGGCGTGGAACGGGGGGCGGATGGGCGACTCTGACTACCTCGCTGCCTTTCACCACATTGTCATGCCGATCGCCACcgag TTTAATCCCGGTCTGGTTCTGGTGTCGGCCGGCTTCGATGCGGCTCGGGGAGATCCGCTGGGTGGATATCATGTGACCCCAGAGGGATACGCCCacctcacacacatgctgatgTCACTGGCCGGAGGGCGGGTCCTACTCATACTGGag ggagGTTATAACTTATCATCCATCTCTGACTCCATGGCGATGTGCACCAGCGTGTTGCTAGGAGACCCTCCTCCCTCCTTGGTGacacccctcccccctcctcatcACAGTGCCGTGGCAACGATCAACACGGTCATCCGACACCACGCCCCCTACTGGAGGTCACTGAGGATACGCA TCCCAGAGTCTGTCCGGGCGTCTCTGCCCTCCCTGAAGCATCGTGGGAAACGTGGTTCtaaaggaaaaggaaggaaatcaGAGCAGAACGGCACGGACAAACCACCGCTGCCCCCTACAGGACTGGTTGACACAACG ACGGAGAGCAGTCTGGAGCAGCTCACTCAGGGATTGGCCAGTTTGGACATCAGTCAGCCCTCagccaatcacactcctgctacGTCCACCCCGGTGGGCGGGGCCAGGCCGAAGGTCCGCCTCAGGCTGGAGAAGGTTACCTGTGAAGGCGAAGTGAAGGCGGAGTCAGGCGAAGTGAAGGCGGAGTCAGGCGAAGTGACACCTGAGCAGAGCCAATCAGCAGAGAGTACGCAGCCTCAG GCTGTTGCCGTGGCAGTGTCAGAGTCGGTTGCCCCTGGAGACGAGGCTGCTGGTGGAGCGGGGGCGGAGCCAGAGGCAGAAGGAGCGTGTGGTTGGTCGAAGCCTCAGACGTCTCTGGAGCTGAAGTGTGGAGGACAGACGGAG acTCTGTACGTGGTGGACCCTCTGTCCTGGTGTCCTCACCTGGATGCTGTTAAGCCCCTCCCCCCCTCAGGTATAGATGTCTTCCTGTCGTGTCAGGACTGCGGCTCCGACGCTGAGAACTGGACCTGTCTCACCTGCTACCAG GTGTTCTGTGGTCGTTACGTTAACGAGCACATGGTGACTCACGGCGTTGTGTCTGAACACCCGATGGTTCTGAGCTTCTCCGACCTGTCGGTGTGGTGTTACCTGTGCGAGGCCTACGTCCACAACCAG ATTCTGTTTGAAGCTAAAAACGCTGCTCACTGGGCCAAGTTTGGAGAGGAGATCCCTCCATggagctga
- the hdac6 gene encoding histone deacetylase 6 isoform X1 has translation MQSGSDPPGSGPKSVRRSPRLSPQCGGGGRGGRGGRGGEEQRKGGSSLQEAKRRGRMERSREEEEELHDRLQTLDLSSSSAASGTGLVYSEIFARHLNLWDSSHPESPDRVTSIMKELERQELLSHCIRVEPREATEEELLLAHMKHYVDLMKSTQTMTESELHTLSEKYDSVYLHPESFQVCVSAVGSVLQLVDRVMTSELRNGFAVIRPPGHHAQCNEANGFCIFNNVAIAARYARTRHSVSRVLIVDWDVHHGQGIQYLFQEDPSVLYFSVHRYEQGSFWPHLPESDSQFVGSGPAEGRNINLPWNKAGMTDADYIAAFQQLLLPVAHEFQPQLVLVSAGFDAAVGDQKGEMCVSPQCFHVLTHMLMSLAEGRLVLALEGGYNLQSTAEGAAACVRALLGGACPPLTPPTAPSDSALQSISQTVSALYPHWASLQILDGDPLAGRSVIRATTIKQSPAPSVATTTGLVYDERMMEHLNMWDRHHPEQPQRIFKIFSKHQQLGLVDRCQRIPARLATEEELSRCHSVQHIKQMEATAVMKPRDLHKLGNEFNSIFINNQSFQSALLAAGGCFNAVERILTGQVSNGVAIVRPPGHHAETDSPCGFCFFNTAALAARHAQTISRDEPLRVLILDWDVHHGNGTQHMFEEDDSVLYVSLHRYDNGMFFPSSEDAAPDRVGVSKGAGFNVNVAWNGGRMGDSDYLAAFHHIVMPIATEFNPGLVLVSAGFDAARGDPLGGYHVTPEGYAHLTHMLMSLAGGRVLLILEGGYNLSSISDSMAMCTSVLLGDPPPSLVTPLPPPHHSAVATINTVIRHHAPYWRSLRIRIPESVRASLPSLKHRGKRGSKGKGRKSEQNGTDKPPLPPTGLVDTTTESSLEQLTQGLASLDISQPSANHTPATSTPVGGARPKVRLRLEKVTCEGEVKAESGEVKAESGEVTPEQSQSAESTQPQAVAVAVSESVAPGDEAAGGAGAEPEAEGACGWSKPQTSLELKCGGQTETLYVVDPLSWCPHLDAVKPLPPSGIDVFLSCQDCGSDAENWTCLTCYQVFCGRYVNEHMVTHGVVSEHPMVLSFSDLSVWCYLCEAYVHNQILFEAKNAAHWAKFGEEIPPWS, from the exons ATGCAGTCTGGATCAGATCCTCCAGGATCTGGACCGAAGTCTGTCAGAAGATCTCCTCGCCTGTCTCCGCAG TGCGGCGGCGGTGGacgaggaggacgaggaggacgaggaggagaggagcagaggaaaggaggaagcaGTCTGCAGGAGgcgaagaggagaggaaggatggagaggagcagagaggaagaggaggagctgcaCGACAGACTGCAGACGCTG gaccTGTCCAGCAGCTCAGCAGCCAGTGGAACGGGTCTGGTTTACTCTGAGATCTTCGCTCGTCATCTGAACCTGTGGGACAGCAG tcaTCCAGAGAGTCCAGACAGAGTGACGTCCATCATGAAGGAGCTGGAGAGACAAGAGCTGCTGTCTCACTGCATCAGAGTGGag CCCAGAGAAGCTACAGAAGAAGAGCTGCTGCTCGCTCACAT GAAACATTATGTGGATTTGATGAAGTCGACTCAGACAATGACAGAGAGTGAACTACACACTCTCTCTGAGAAATACGACTCTGTTTACCTTCATCCT gAGTCcttccaggtgtgtgtgtcggcGGTGGGTTCAGTCCTCCAGCTGGTCGATCGGGTCATGACCTCTGAACTCAGGAACGGATTCGCTGTCATCAG accTCCAGGTCATCACGCTCAGTGTAACGAGGCGAACGGTTTCTGTATTTTCAACAACGTGGCGATCGCAGCTCGATACGCTCGGACGAGACACTCAGTCAgcag ggtgttGATAGTGGACTGGGATGTTCATCATGGTCAGGGCATCCAGTACCTGTTCCAGGAAGACCCCAG TGTCCTGTACTTCAGCGTCCACAGGTACGAGCAGGGGTCTTTCTGGCCTCACCTCCCAGAGTCTGACAGTCAGTTTGTGGGCAGCGGACCAGCTGAAGGCCGAAACATCAACCTGCCCTGGAACAAG GCGGGGATGACGGACGCCGATTACATCGCAGCCTTTCAACAACTGCTGCTGCCTGTAGCCCAcgag tttcaGCCTCAGCTGGTTCTGGTCTCTGCTGGATTTGATGCTGCAGTTGGAGATCAAAAG ggggAGATGTGTGTGAGTCCTCAGTGTTTCCACGTCCTGACTCACATGTTGATGAGTTTGGCAGAAGGTCGGCTCGTTCTCGCtctggag ggaggTTATAACCTGCAGTcgacagcagagggcgctgcagCCTGTGTCAGAGCTCTGCTGGGAGGAGCctgtcctcctctgactccgcccACCGCTCCATCTGACAG tgccCTGCAGTCGATCTCTCAGACGGTCTCAGCTCTGTATCCACACTGGGCGTCTCTGCAGATTCTGG ACGGCGACCCGTTGGCTGGGAGAAGTGTCATCAGAGCTACAACCATTAAGCAGAGCCCCGCCCCCTCTGTTGCCACGACAACAGGTCTGGTTTATGACGAGAGGATGATGGAGCACCTGAACATGTGGGACAG gcatCATCCTGAACAGCCTCAGAGAATCTTTAAAATCTTCTCCAAACATCAGCAGCTGGGATTGGTCGATCGTTGCCAACGGATACCAGCTCGCTTAGCAACAGAGGAGGAGCTGTCCAGGTGTCACAG cgTGCAGCACATTAAGCAGATGGAAGCCACAGCAGTGATGAAGCCCAGAGATCTGCACAAACTAGGAAACGAGTTCAACTCCATTTTCATCAACAACCAGAGCTTCCAGTCTGCTCTGCTGGCTGCTGGAGGCTGCTTCAACGCTGTGGAGAGGATCCTCACAGGACAG GTGAGTAATGGCGTGGCGATCGTCCGTCCTCCTGGTCATCACGCTGAGACAGATTCTCCCTGTGGTTTCTGTTTCTTCAACACGGCAGCGCTCGCCGCTCGCCACGCCCAGACAATATCCCGGGATGAACCGCTGCGAGTCCTCATCCTGGACTGGGACGTTCACCACGGCAACGGGACACAGCACATGTTCGAGGAGGAcgacag cgTCCTGTACGTCTCCCTCCATCGCTATGACAACGGGATGTTCTTCCCGTCTTCAGAGGACGCCGCCCCTGACAGGGTGGGCGTGTCCAAGGGGGCGGGGTTTAACGTCAACGTGGCGTGGAACGGGGGGCGGATGGGCGACTCTGACTACCTCGCTGCCTTTCACCACATTGTCATGCCGATCGCCACcgag TTTAATCCCGGTCTGGTTCTGGTGTCGGCCGGCTTCGATGCGGCTCGGGGAGATCCGCTGGGTGGATATCATGTGACCCCAGAGGGATACGCCCacctcacacacatgctgatgTCACTGGCCGGAGGGCGGGTCCTACTCATACTGGag ggagGTTATAACTTATCATCCATCTCTGACTCCATGGCGATGTGCACCAGCGTGTTGCTAGGAGACCCTCCTCCCTCCTTGGTGacacccctcccccctcctcatcACAGTGCCGTGGCAACGATCAACACGGTCATCCGACACCACGCCCCCTACTGGAGGTCACTGAGGATACGCA TCCCAGAGTCTGTCCGGGCGTCTCTGCCCTCCCTGAAGCATCGTGGGAAACGTGGTTCtaaaggaaaaggaaggaaatcaGAGCAGAACGGCACGGACAAACCACCGCTGCCCCCTACAGGACTGGTTGACACAACG ACGGAGAGCAGTCTGGAGCAGCTCACTCAGGGATTGGCCAGTTTGGACATCAGTCAGCCCTCagccaatcacactcctgctacGTCCACCCCGGTGGGCGGGGCCAGGCCGAAGGTCCGCCTCAGGCTGGAGAAGGTTACCTGTGAAGGCGAAGTGAAGGCGGAGTCAGGCGAAGTGAAGGCGGAGTCAGGCGAAGTGACACCTGAGCAGAGCCAATCAGCAGAGAGTACGCAGCCTCAG GCTGTTGCCGTGGCAGTGTCAGAGTCGGTTGCCCCTGGAGACGAGGCTGCTGGTGGAGCGGGGGCGGAGCCAGAGGCAGAAGGAGCGTGTGGTTGGTCGAAGCCTCAGACGTCTCTGGAGCTGAAGTGTGGAGGACAGACGGAG acTCTGTACGTGGTGGACCCTCTGTCCTGGTGTCCTCACCTGGATGCTGTTAAGCCCCTCCCCCCCTCAGGTATAGATGTCTTCCTGTCGTGTCAGGACTGCGGCTCCGACGCTGAGAACTGGACCTGTCTCACCTGCTACCAG GTGTTCTGTGGTCGTTACGTTAACGAGCACATGGTGACTCACGGCGTTGTGTCTGAACACCCGATGGTTCTGAGCTTCTCCGACCTGTCGGTGTGGTGTTACCTGTGCGAGGCCTACGTCCACAACCAG ATTCTGTTTGAAGCTAAAAACGCTGCTCACTGGGCCAAGTTTGGAGAGGAGATCCCTCCATggagctga